From Synoicihabitans lomoniglobus, the proteins below share one genomic window:
- a CDS encoding carbohydrate ABC transporter permease, with translation MIPSRSRFAALLLHVPLLMVGATMLVPLAFMFVTALAAPGEAMQASESLTDMLVPQSWHWDNFAEVWRIIPFGRYYLNSLLVALAVTLGQTVTSACAAYAFARLQWGGRDTVFMLYLATMMVPAAVTMIPNFVAMKMLPEILTQLAPWIDWMSSRVLGTTVDDPAVGRLVGLDSYFALIVPMMFSAYGTFLLRQFFLSIPRELDEAAEIDGCGHWAIFARIILPLSLPGLATLAIFTFLGVWGSFLWPLVVTNQSALNTLPIGLLSFQGQYGTEWSLMMAAALLTLVPIVVIFLVGQRFFVAGLTVGAVKG, from the coding sequence ATGATTCCGTCGCGTTCCCGTTTTGCCGCGCTGTTGCTCCACGTGCCCCTGCTGATGGTCGGGGCCACGATGTTGGTGCCGTTGGCGTTCATGTTCGTGACCGCGTTGGCGGCGCCGGGCGAGGCCATGCAGGCGTCGGAATCGCTCACCGACATGCTGGTGCCGCAGTCATGGCACTGGGATAATTTTGCCGAGGTGTGGCGCATCATTCCGTTCGGCCGCTACTACCTGAACAGCCTGCTCGTGGCGCTCGCGGTGACGCTCGGGCAGACCGTCACGAGCGCGTGCGCGGCCTATGCGTTTGCGCGTCTGCAGTGGGGTGGGCGGGACACGGTTTTCATGCTCTATCTGGCGACGATGATGGTGCCGGCGGCGGTGACCATGATCCCCAATTTTGTGGCCATGAAAATGCTGCCCGAAATCCTGACGCAGCTCGCGCCGTGGATCGACTGGATGTCGTCGCGCGTGCTCGGCACGACCGTGGATGATCCGGCGGTGGGTCGATTGGTGGGACTCGACTCCTATTTTGCGTTGATCGTGCCGATGATGTTTTCGGCTTACGGCACGTTTTTGCTGCGCCAGTTTTTCCTGTCGATTCCGCGCGAATTGGACGAGGCGGCGGAGATCGATGGCTGCGGACATTGGGCGATCTTTGCGCGCATCATACTGCCCTTGTCGCTGCCCGGGCTCGCAACGTTGGCGATTTTCACCTTTCTCGGGGTGTGGGGCAGTTTCCTGTGGCCGCTGGTGGTGACGAACCAATCGGCGCTCAATACACTGCCGATCGGGTTGCTGTCGTTTCAGGGGCAATATGGCACCGAGTGGTCGCTCATGATGGCGGCCGCGTTGCTGACGCTCGTGCCCATTGTGGTGATATTTCTCGTGGGCCAACGCTTCTTCGTCGCCGGCCTCACGGTCGGCGCGGTGAAGGGCTGA
- a CDS encoding carbohydrate ABC transporter permease, producing the protein MSLSRERRNRRVALWFLLPNLIGFLLFTLWPVIAALGLSFMSWDLLTPPQWVGWDNFVQLLGFHRDTGGWVANDPLFWQYLGNTFFMMLSLPINMAGSLGLAMLLNRKLPGIYLYRLVFFFPSILAGVAIFYLWRWIFNADYGLLNNLLGALGIDGPDWLGSVAWAKPALMLMGSWMTVGGTSMILYLAALQNVPVELHEAAQVDGANAWQRFRVVTWPSIMPVTFFIFTMGLIYGLQGGFDSAFIMTGGGPNGSTTTIGFYIYQKAYLRFEMGYASAVAWVLFVLVLGLTLINRRRGGAAYLS; encoded by the coding sequence TTGAGTCTTTCCCGGGAACGGCGCAACCGGCGCGTGGCGCTGTGGTTTTTGCTGCCCAATCTCATCGGCTTTTTATTGTTCACGCTGTGGCCGGTGATCGCGGCGCTGGGCCTGAGTTTCATGTCGTGGGATCTGCTTACGCCGCCGCAATGGGTGGGATGGGACAACTTCGTGCAGCTGCTCGGTTTCCATCGCGACACTGGCGGGTGGGTGGCCAACGATCCGTTGTTTTGGCAGTATCTGGGCAACACGTTTTTCATGATGCTGAGCCTGCCGATCAACATGGCGGGCTCGCTCGGACTGGCCATGTTGCTCAACCGCAAACTGCCCGGCATCTACCTTTACCGTCTGGTATTCTTCTTCCCGAGCATCCTCGCGGGGGTGGCGATTTTTTATCTCTGGCGGTGGATTTTTAACGCCGACTACGGGCTGCTCAACAACCTCCTTGGCGCGCTCGGCATCGATGGGCCCGACTGGTTGGGATCGGTCGCCTGGGCCAAGCCGGCGCTCATGCTCATGGGCAGTTGGATGACGGTCGGCGGCACCAGCATGATCCTTTATCTCGCCGCCCTGCAAAACGTGCCGGTGGAGCTGCATGAAGCCGCCCAGGTCGACGGTGCCAATGCGTGGCAACGCTTTCGCGTGGTCACGTGGCCGTCGATCATGCCGGTGACGTTTTTCATCTTCACCATGGGGTTGATCTACGGGCTGCAGGGCGGCTTTGACTCCGCGTTTATCATGACCGGCGGCGGTCCCAACGGATCGACCACCACGATCGGTTTCTACATCTACCAAAAAGCCTATCTGCGTTTTGAGATGGGCTACGCTTCGGCCGTCGCGTGGGTGCTCTTCGTGCTCGTGCTCGGGCTCACCCTGATCAATCGCCGGCGCGGGGGCGCGGCCTACCTGTCATGA